A genomic window from Silene latifolia isolate original U9 population chromosome 11, ASM4854445v1, whole genome shotgun sequence includes:
- the LOC141613681 gene encoding uncharacterized protein LOC141613681 yields MTVPTLRICKQMYSLRIQLISLKRMHDPNSRFAQRLLHVLVEQTVEQHIFVGERHCQNFDSMTSEATMLDHHSYSNGNFRHGSQVNEETAHEADSYINGTTYIRAPCEKDVRVNEAMKYYHDDHLKPQPLQMMDVSQEMVGMEPLYPTDFGNGFTEFEFQDINGRDPISDFLESTIVYHDDPRFFEVNTQGPALTERDKRENVDLMGWKKASINESGSCSGSDIEVAQSQQDTVTKIDTVEY; encoded by the exons ATGACGGTTCCAACATTGAGGATCTGCAAACAAATGTATTCTCTCCGAATCCAACTAATATCTCTCAAGAGGATGCACGATCCGAACTCGCGGTTTGCGCAAAGGCTTCTCCATGTTCTCGTTGAGCAAACTGTTGAGCAACATATCTTTGTTGGAGAACGACATTGTCAAAACTTCGATAGTATGACATCCGAGGCTACAATGCTTGATCATCATAGCTATAGCAATGGTAATTTTCGTCATGGATCTCAGGTGAATGAAGAAACGGCTCATGAG GCAGATTCATATATTAATGGAACTACCTATATCCGTGCTCCCTGTGAGAAAGACGTGCGTGTGAATGAAGCAATGAAATATTATCATGATGATCATCTAAAGCCACAGCCCTTGCAGATGATGGATGTGAGCCAGGAAATGGTTGGTATGGAACCCCTATACCCTACAGATTTTGGTAATGGTTTTACCGAGTTCGAGTTTCAGGACATCAATGGAAGAGATCCTATTTCTGATTTCCTTGAATCTACTATTGTATATCACGACGACCCTCGCTTCTTCGAAGTTAATACTCAAGGCCCTGCTTTGACTGAAAGAGATAAGCGCGAGAACGTTGATCTAATGGGTTGGAAGAAAGCATCTATCAATGAAAGTGGATCCTGTAGTGGATCTGACATCGAAGTAGCTCAATCGCAG CAAGATACCGTAACAAAAATTGATACAGTTGAATACTGA